From the genome of Malus sylvestris chromosome 13, drMalSylv7.2, whole genome shotgun sequence:
TGTGTAGCGTTCCCTCCGTCAAGGTGATCGGAGCTACAGAAAGAAGACCGCTGGTGATTTTGAATAAGGCGGCGGCGTCCACAGTCGGGTCACCGGTCGGCAATGTGCGGTTCAGGCTGGACAATTTGGGCCCGCAACCCGGGTCCAGAAAGAAGGGCAAGAGAAAGGGAAGAGGTATAGCAGCCGGGCAAGGGAACAGCTGCGGGTTCGGTATGCGGGGACAGAAGTCTCGGTCCGGACCCGGCGTCCGCCCTGGATTTGAAGGCGGTCAGATGCCGCTTTACCGTCGACTTCCTAAACTTAAGGGAATTGCTGGAGGTAGTTACATTATATCGTCTTTTATTTCTTGATTGCGAATGCACGCCATGTGTTCGTGAAAATGCTTCAGTAACATTCGTTCGTGCATTGCTCAaagcttgttttgttttcttgacaagGTATGAGTGCGGGGCTACCGAAGTATGTCCCTGTTAACTTGAAAGACATAGAAGCCGCAGGGTTTCAAGAAGGCGAAGAAGTGTCATTGCAAACTTTGAAGAACAAGGGTCTGATCAACCCATCCGGAAGAGAACGGAAACTCCCTTTGAAGGTATATACTTTAAATTGTCTGCTCTACACAATGTAAAATGTTCGAATGCTCATATATAATATGCTGCTTTAAACTTTAAAGTATGGATGGATAAATCAAACCTTGAGTCTTACACCTAGCGTTAGTATTTAGTCATCTTTTCCTTTGTTAAGTTAGTAATGTCGCCTGTTTCTCATGCCTAAACCCTGTAAATCTGGCCTCTATACCTCTGTTGGGCCGCTGCGCCATGCTAAATGCGACAACGAGCCTTGAGAAATGCAAAACAGTGATAATCTCTAACTGAAAATTCCTCCTTCAGAttgttgtttcttttgtttttaatgaTAGTGTAACTGGCAGAGAATCATAGTATAGAACTTTCAGCCTGGATGATTTTCTAATTACTAGATTTCGTGTTTTGGTTAAAGCATCCCAACTGCGATGCATTCTGGCCAAAACTTGGCAAATCCACATGTGTGATCCAGCACTTATGCAATTGATAGTATATTAGGttttctttgtaattttgtaaaaatgcaGTATAAGTAGGCTTATCTACCTTATTCAGCAGCTGTAATGCGTCCTTTACGATTAAAGTATCTGGATGATACATTGAGATTTTAATGGAAAAACTATAGAATAATAGAAATGTGGTACAAGCATTAGGGCCACTGCAAGCTTCATGTGGCCCGATAATTCCTAAGCTTCACAGGAACGTTACAAAACTTAGGTATTTATCACTGTGCACTGCTCGTTAAGCATCTTTACATGGTAAAAGAATAAAGTTGCCTGCTCTCTATTTTTCTAGATTCTTGGTGATGGAGAGCTAAGTGTGAAGCTGGATATAAAGGCACGTGCCTTCTCAGGAGCAGCAAAGGAGAAACTAGAGGCTGCTGGCTGCAACCTCACTGTATTGCCGGGTAGGAAGAAGTGGGTAAAGCCATCGGTTGCCAAGAACCTTGCACGCGCTGATGAATACTTTGCCAAGAAAcgagctgctgctgctgctgctgctgtaaCTGATTCTGTGTCTGCGTAGACGACTTCATAATCAGCCTGTACGAGACTGTAGGTGAAGTCGTAGACGGTAACAATTTTTTTAGGCATGTTAATCTTCTTTCCTGTTATTATCATTTTAACTGGCAATTGTTTCATATAACGTG
Proteins encoded in this window:
- the LOC126597803 gene encoding 50S ribosomal protein L15, chloroplastic-like, which codes for MATSLLFLPPAPPLSFPSSSFKGNARNLGQKLCSVPSVKVIGATERRPLVILNKAAASTVGSPVGNVRFRLDNLGPQPGSRKKGKRKGRGIAAGQGNSCGFGMRGQKSRSGPGVRPGFEGGQMPLYRRLPKLKGIAGGMSAGLPKYVPVNLKDIEAAGFQEGEEVSLQTLKNKGLINPSGRERKLPLKILGDGELSVKLDIKARAFSGAAKEKLEAAGCNLTVLPGRKKWVKPSVAKNLARADEYFAKKRAAAAAAAVTDSVSA